From Candidatus Binatus sp., one genomic window encodes:
- a CDS encoding MoxR family ATPase, whose translation MFSSIEDVIERFAKNNYIASRRIATVIYLASELRKPILVEGPAGVGKTDLAKVLAASLGFEMIRLQCYEGLDEGKALYEWEYAKQLLYTQILKDKISEVLVGAKGLTEAVDRIAAQDEVFFSERFVLPRPLLKAISSEQPSVLLIDEIDKADAEFEAFLLELLSDFQVTVPELGTIKAKHIPLVVLTSNNAREMSDALKRRCLHLYIDFPDRAQELAIVKLKVPEAAAKLAEEVVTVVQSLRKLDLKKTPGISETLDWVKALTLLNVNSLDQELVTETLDTIVKYEGDVRKAQEELKDYVRRVRARRGTEAGSDKDLLN comes from the coding sequence ATGTTTTCATCGATCGAGGACGTAATCGAGCGATTCGCCAAGAACAATTATATCGCCAGCCGGCGAATCGCGACCGTCATCTACCTGGCAAGTGAACTGCGCAAGCCCATCCTGGTCGAAGGCCCCGCCGGCGTCGGCAAGACCGATCTCGCAAAGGTGCTGGCCGCGTCGCTCGGCTTCGAGATGATCCGTCTTCAGTGTTACGAAGGCCTCGACGAGGGCAAGGCGCTTTACGAATGGGAGTACGCCAAGCAGCTCCTCTATACCCAGATTCTCAAAGACAAAATCAGCGAAGTGCTGGTCGGCGCCAAGGGCTTGACCGAGGCGGTCGATCGAATCGCCGCGCAGGACGAAGTCTTTTTCTCCGAGCGCTTCGTGCTGCCGCGCCCTCTGCTCAAGGCTATTTCCAGCGAGCAGCCGTCGGTCCTGCTGATCGATGAGATCGACAAGGCCGACGCCGAGTTCGAGGCGTTCCTGCTCGAGCTGCTTTCCGACTTTCAGGTGACCGTGCCCGAGCTCGGCACGATCAAGGCCAAGCACATTCCGCTGGTCGTGCTGACTTCGAACAACGCGCGCGAAATGTCCGACGCGCTCAAGCGGCGATGCCTGCATCTGTACATCGATTTTCCCGATCGCGCGCAGGAACTTGCGATCGTCAAGCTCAAGGTCCCCGAGGCCGCCGCCAAGCTCGCCGAGGAAGTCGTCACCGTCGTGCAATCGTTGCGCAAACTCGACCTCAAGAAAACGCCCGGCATCAGCGAAACGCTCGATTGGGTCAAGGCCCTGACTCTGCTCAACGTGAACAGTCTCGATCAGGAACTCGTCACCGAAACGCTCGACACCATCGTCAAGTACGAGGGCGACGTGCGCAAGGCGCAGGAAGAGCTCAAGGACTACGTGCGCCGCGTGCGCGCGCGTCGCGGCACCGAGGCCGGCAGCGACAAGGATCTTCTAAATTGA